Sequence from the Sphingobacteriaceae bacterium GW460-11-11-14-LB5 genome:
CATCATCATTTACATTTTTAAGCACCCCTTTTTTCTCGAAGCAATATACCAAACGTGTTTCGTATAAAGCCGACATGGCTACCGCAACCGAAGAGGCGATGGTATCGGCATTCGTATTTAAAAGTTGTGTATCACCATCATGTGTAATCGCACATAAAACCGGAACTAAGCCAGCTTTCAACAGACTTTCTAAAGTTGTTGAAGACACAGCGTTTTCGTCCAGATCACCAACAAAACCATAATCGATTACAGCTCCTGCCATTGGTCCGCTTTCAGCTCCGTAAGTTTTGGTAATAACCGGTCTCTTTTTTGCTCTAATTACATTACCATCAGCTCCACTTAAACCGATCGCATTACTCCCTTTGGCCTGTAGCTGGGCAACCATATTTTTATTGATCAGTCCGGCATAAACCATCGTTACAATACGCAAGGTTTCGATATCGGTAATTCTTCTACCATCAATCATTTTGGCTTCAATGCCTAGCGATTCGCCCAGCTCCGTTGCAATTTTACCCCCGCCGTGCACCAGGATTTTATCTCCTGGCAGTGCTGTAAAATCCAATAAAAACTGGTGTAGATTTTCTGAATTATCGATTACGTTTCCGCCGATTTTTATGATAGTGAGTTGTTTATTCTTCATTTCTATAAAAAATTTCTGAAAGCTGATGTAGTTTTTCTACTAGTAGCTTTTTGTCAATGAGTTTCGTTTCATAATCTGCAATTAAAGCTGGTGATAAATTCCGGGCCAAAGCATATTCTACAACTTCAATGTCTTTACCTTTGCACAATAAAACGCCAATACTCGGATTTTCATGTGGTCGTTTTACATCCCTATCTAAAGCTTCAAGATAGAAATTTAGTTTCCCTAAAAATTCAGGTTGAAATTCTTCAATCTTCAACTCGAACAAAACCATGCATTGCAAATCACGATGGTAAAACAGCAAATCTGTATAATAATCTTTATTTCCAACCTGTAACCTATACTCACTACCCATATAAGTAAAAGCCTTACCCATTTCCAATATGAAATTTTGGAGATTTTTAATTAATGCTTGTTGTAGATCGTCTTCCGAATGAATTTCTGGTAAAGCTAAAAACTCAAAGATATAAGGATCTTTAAAAATTCCTTGGGGAAGTTGTTTGATGATTGTCGAATTAAACTTATTACCAAGCATAATTCGTTCAAAAGTAGCAGAATTTAATTGCCTCTCGAGTTCACGTGAAGATAATTTTTCATTTATACTCTGATAGAGGTAAAATAATTTCTCCTCACTTGTTTTTGTTTTAGCTAAAATCAACAAATGGTTGGTCCAGCTAATTTGTGTCAGCAGTGCTGACACAAATTTATCCAAGTCGATATCAGCACCTTGAAATTGTGTCGGCAGTGATGACACAATTTCTTTATCACTGTAAACTTCATAAAACTGTTTCATTCTATAAAGTCCGCGGCGGTTAAATCCTTTCAATAATGGCTGTTTCTCCGCAATATAATCTGCTAAATCATTTACAGTCCCCTCACCCCATTTGCCATTCGCAACCTTTTCAGAAACAATTTGACCAACATTAAAATATAACATTACCAGCTCTGCATTTGCTTTACTGTAAACCCGGTTCCGGGCTTCAGTAATGATCAAAATAATCTGTTCGAAATCTGTTGTTATATTTTTCATCGGCGCTCCCACACAGCTAATGTTATTTCAATTCTTCCAGCATCGCTTTAATTACTGCCTGTGCAGCCCATAAACGATTCCCTGCTTCGTGGATAACCAGTGAGTTTGGTCCGTCCAAAATTTCCGATGATAATTCCAGATCACGACGAACAGGCAGGCAGTGCATCACTTTAGCATCGTTTGTGAATTTTAATTTCTCATTATTCATCATCCAGCCGTCAGGATAAGTCAATACTTTTCCGTACTCTTTATAACTACTCCAGTTCTTCACATACACATAATCGGCACCAGCCAAAGCTTCCTCTAAATTATACTGAATATTGGCATCAGGTGTAAAATCTTCCGAAAGTTCGTAACCTTCCGGCTGCGCGATTGTAAAATCGATCATCCCTTCCGCCTGAGCTTTGCACATCCACTCTGCAAAAGAATTTGGTACTGCCTGAGGCAATGCTTTAACATGAGGCGCCCATGCTAAAACTACTTTAGGTTTGCGACCATCAGGTTTCTTTGTCCAGGTTTCGTGAATGGTAATAATATCGGCAAAGCTTTGTAAAGGGTGGCGTGTTGCACTCTCCAAACTCACTACAGGTACCGCGCAATATTTCACAAATTTATTGAAGAAATCTTCGCTATAATCTTCCTCACGGTTATTCAGTTTCGGAAAAGAACGCAAGCCTAAAATGTCGCAGTATTGGCCCATCACCGCAGCAGCTTCGCGAATATGTTCAACGGTTGAACCATTCATTACCACGCCATCCTGTGTTTCTAAAGCCCATCCTTCTTTATCCAGGTTCATCACCATTACATTCATACCTAAGTTTAAGGCCGCTTTTTGCGTACTTAACCGGGTACGTAAACTCGGATTCATAAAAACCAAACCTAAGGTTTTGTTCTTACCCAAATCCTGGTGGGCATAAGGGTTTGCCTTTAACGCAAGCGCATCATTTACAAACTGTTTGATGCTTGGAACATCGTGTACGGAAGTGAAAAGTTTCATATTAAGGTATAAGGTTTAAGGTGTAGGGTTTAAGGTTTTTCCCCTCCACCTGCTCTTAAAAATTTCAAAAAAGAAATTAGCATTGCCCTAACTTCATTAATTGCTTGGTTAACTTTTAAATATTCTTCTTCGCTTATGTATTTTAATTCTGAAGCACATAAACAACAATAATCAATTTCATTGGTTGAGCCCAACGCTGTATCTAAAAAATGAGCAAAATCTTTATCGGTAAATCTTCCACATCCTTCAACAATATTTAAAGGTATAGATAGTGCTGCTCTAGTTAATTGAGACGTTAATTCAAACCTTTCTTCTTTTGGAAACCTAATTGCAATATCTTTCTTGATGAACATATTTAATTCATGAGCTTTTTTCCAAACGTCAAGTTTTTTATAGTCTCTCATCACCTTAAGCCTTTTGCCCTACACCTTTTACCGCTTTTTCAAAAGCGGCTAAAAACTCATCAGCATGTGCTTTCGTTAAATTTAAGGCTGGCAACAAACGGATTACATTCGGTTTTGCCTCGCCGGTAAAAATATGGTGTGTAAATAATAATTCTTTTTTAACATGCGCCAGTTCTGCAGGTAGCTCGATACCGATCATTAACCCACGGCCACGCACTTCTACCACCTGCTCAAATTTCTTCAATTCAGCAATTAAATAATTTCCAACTTCTTCCGCATTTTTGATGAGGTTATCTTTTTCCATCACTTCCAAAACGGCTAAAGCCGCAGCGCAAGCTAAATGGTTACCGCCGAAAGTGGTACCCAACTCTCCATGCCAAGGTTTAAATTTGGACGCAATAGAGATTCCCGCTACCGGAAATCCATTACCCATTCCTTTCGCCATGGTATAAACATCGGCCTCAACACCTGAGTAATCGTGCGAGTAAAATGAACCTGTACGTCCGTAACCGCATTGTACACTATCAGCAATGTAAACGGCATTATATTCATCACAAAGTGAACGGATTTTCTGCAAGAAACTTTTCGAGGCTTCTTTAATCCCGCCAACACCTTGAATACCTTCAATAATAACAGCCGAAATTTCATTACCCTGTGCTTTAAAGGTTTCTTCTAAAGCAATTTCATTATTGAAAGGTAAAAAGATTACATTTTCGGTCTGGTTAACTGGTGCTACAATTTTAGGATTATCGGTTACGGCAACCGCTAAAGAGGTACGTCCGTGGAAAGCACCCGTAAAAGCAATTACTTTCTTTCTTCCGTTATAAAATGAAGCCAGTTTTAAAGCATTTTCATTGGCCTCGGCTCCCGAGTTGCACAAGAACAATTGGAAATCCTTTTTACCGGAAACTTCACCAAGTTTCTCTGCCAGTTGAACCTGTAAAGGAATTTTCACCGAGTTAGAGTAAAAACCAACTTTATTTAACTGATCAGTTAAGCGATTTACGTAATGTGGGTTAGTATGTCCGATTGAAATTACCGCATGACCGCCGTATAAATCTAAATATTGTTGATCATTAGCATCCCAAACATTACTGCCTGCTGCTTTGGTTATTTCTATATCGTTAAGTGGGTAAACGTCGAATAGTTGCATTTTTTTTGAGGTATAAGGTTTGAGGTGTAGGGTTTAAGGCTTTTTCCCTCCACTTCTCAAAAATTTTAAAAATGAAATTAGCATTGCCCTAACTTCGTTAATTGATTGGTTTACTTTTAAATAATCATCTTCGCTTATATACTTTAATTCAGAAGCACATAAACAGCAATAATCTATCTCGTTAGCAGAGCCTAAAGCATTATCAAGGAAGTGTGCAAAATCTTTATCTGTAAATTTCCCACATCCTTCAACTATGTTCAAGGGGATAGATAAAGAAGCCCTGGTAAGTTGTGAGGTTAATTCAAATCGCTCTTCTTTTGGAAATTGAGTTGCAATATTCTGTTTGATAAACATATTTAGCTCATGTGCCTTTTTCCAAACGTCAAGTTTTTTATAATCTCTCATGCTTTACCTTACGCCTTAAACCTTACACCCTCCACCATAATTAAAAATAGGCGGCTTTTAATTTAAGTCCTGCTGTTTCATCCAGACCGAACATTAAGTTCATATTCTGAACTGCTTGTCCGCTGGCACCTTTTAACAGGTTATCAATAATACTGATGATAAATAATTTACCACCATGTTTTTCTAGGTGTACCAATGCCTTATTGGTGTTCACAACCTGTTTTAGATCGATGTTTTTCCTGCTTACATGCGTAAAAGGATGCGCACTATAATAGGCTTCGTAAATATTTTGTGCTTCTTCTAAACTCAAATCACTTTCCAGGTACATTGCCGCTAAAATACCTCTGGTAAATGCTCCACGCTGTGGGATAAAATTTAAAGCTTCAGAAATGGATGGTTGCAACTGCAATAAACTCTCGCTAATCTCATTCAAATGCTGGTGCTCAAATGCCTTGTAGATGGAAAGATTATTGTTTCTCCAGCTGAAATGCGAAGTGGTTGATAAACTCTGTCCCGCACCTGTTGATCCCGTAGTTGCATTAATATGAACCTCATTTTGAATCAATCCTTTAGCAGCCAATGGTAATAAACCCAATTGAATACAAGTCGCAAAACAGCCAGGGTTAGCAATATTTTTAGCTGCTTTAATTTTATCGCGATTCAGCTCAGGTAATCCGTAAACAAAGTCTTTGGTCGAAAAGCTAGCATTTGCATGCAACCTGAAATCCTGAGAAAGATCGATGATTTTAATGTTATCTTTAATTGGATTTGCAGTCAAAAACTTTTTGGCATCACCATGGCCAACGCATAAAAACAATACATCGATATCTTGCGGGATATCACTTACGAATTTTAAATCCGTATCGCCGATTAAATCAGTATGTACATCGGAAATTAAGTTTCCGGCGTTACTTGTGCTATTTACGAAAGCAATTTCAACATTGGGGTGGTTAACCAAAATACGTAGCATTTCGCCACCTGTGTAACCCGCACCACCAATTATTCCTGCTTTAATTTTCATATTTAAAAAGGTTTAGGGTTTGAAACTCGAGGTTTAAGGTTTGGGCGCTTTAATTTACGCCTTTAACCTTATACCTCAAATCTCCGAGGTTATGCCTCGTTATTTACTTTATGCCAGATCATTACCTGGTTACCAAATATTTTTGAGAAACCTTTAACATCTTCTCCGCTCCAGGCATTGTTCATTTCGCCATAGCTACCAAATTTATTGCTCATTAAATCATGGTTAGATTCAATTCCGATAATCTGGAAACGATATGGCAACAACTCTACAAACACCTTACCGCTCACAAATTTTTGTGTATCGGCTAAAAAGGCCTCGATATTCCGCATAATCGGATCATGGAACTGACCTTCATGCAACCAGTTGCCATAAAAAGATGATAGTTGCTCTTTCCAGCTTAACTGCCACTTGGTTAAGGTGTGTTTTTCTAAAGTGTGGTGTGCTTTAATAATGAGAATGGGACCAGCCGCCTCAAAACCCACACGGCCTTTAATACCAATAATGGTATCACCTACGTGGATATCTCTACCGATACCAAAAGGCTGAGCAATGGCCTGTAATTTTTGAATGGCCCTAACAGGTGCCAATTTTTCGCCATCAATGGCAACCAGTTCACCTTTTTCGAAGGTTAATTCTACCTTACGCGATTCTGTTTCTGAAACCTGGGTTGGCCAGGCGCTTTCCGGCAAGGTTTCGTGTGAGGTTAAAGTTTCCTTTCCTCCTACCGAAGTTCCCCATAAACCTTTATTGATCGAATATCTTGCTTTTTCGGCACTATATTCTACACCATGTTGTGCTAAATATTCTATTTCCGCTTCGCGGGATAATTTTAAATCTCTAATTGGCGTAATGATTTCAACCTCAGGAATAAGAATATTAAAGATCATATCAAAACGTACCTGATCGTTACCTGCACCAGTACTTCCATGAGCCACGTAATCTGCACCGATTTTTTTAACATAATTGGCAATAGCAGTTGCCTGACTAACGCGTTCTGCACTTACTGATAATGGATAAGTGGCATTTTTTAATACATTACCAAATACCAGGTATTTAATACAACCTTCATAGTAACTTTCAGTTTCATCTACAACAGCATGCGATTTTACGCCTAAAGCATATGCTCTTTTC
This genomic interval carries:
- a CDS encoding acetylglutamate kinase, translated to MKNKQLTIIKIGGNVIDNSENLHQFLLDFTALPGDKILVHGGGKIATELGESLGIEAKMIDGRRITDIETLRIVTMVYAGLINKNMVAQLQAKGSNAIGLSGADGNVIRAKKRPVITKTYGAESGPMAGAVIDYGFVGDLDENAVSSTTLESLLKAGLVPVLCAITHDGDTQLLNTNADTIASSVAVAMSALYETRLVYCFEKKGVLKNVNDDGSVVREIKADEFEGLKADGTVQGGMIPKLHNAFEAIKKGVSAVYIGKADELAELAEGTFGTKMLK
- a CDS encoding acetylornithine carbamoyltransferase, coding for MKLFTSVHDVPSIKQFVNDALALKANPYAHQDLGKNKTLGLVFMNPSLRTRLSTQKAALNLGMNVMVMNLDKEGWALETQDGVVMNGSTVEHIREAAAVMGQYCDILGLRSFPKLNNREEDYSEDFFNKFVKYCAVPVVSLESATRHPLQSFADIITIHETWTKKPDGRKPKVVLAWAPHVKALPQAVPNSFAEWMCKAQAEGMIDFTIAQPEGYELSEDFTPDANIQYNLEEALAGADYVYVKNWSSYKEYGKVLTYPDGWMMNNEKLKFTNDAKVMHCLPVRRDLELSSEILDGPNSLVIHEAGNRLWAAQAVIKAMLEELK
- a CDS encoding four helix bundle protein; translated protein: MRDYKKLDVWKKAHELNMFIKKDIAIRFPKEERFELTSQLTRAALSIPLNIVEGCGRFTDKDFAHFLDTALGSTNEIDYCCLCASELKYISEEEYLKVNQAINEVRAMLISFLKFLRAGGGEKP
- a CDS encoding aspartate aminotransferase family protein, with the translated sequence MQLFDVYPLNDIEITKAAGSNVWDANDQQYLDLYGGHAVISIGHTNPHYVNRLTDQLNKVGFYSNSVKIPLQVQLAEKLGEVSGKKDFQLFLCNSGAEANENALKLASFYNGRKKVIAFTGAFHGRTSLAVAVTDNPKIVAPVNQTENVIFLPFNNEIALEETFKAQGNEISAVIIEGIQGVGGIKEASKSFLQKIRSLCDEYNAVYIADSVQCGYGRTGSFYSHDYSGVEADVYTMAKGMGNGFPVAGISIASKFKPWHGELGTTFGGNHLACAAALAVLEVMEKDNLIKNAEEVGNYLIAELKKFEQVVEVRGRGLMIGIELPAELAHVKKELLFTHHIFTGEAKPNVIRLLPALNLTKAHADEFLAAFEKAVKGVGQKA
- a CDS encoding four helix bundle protein, coding for MRDYKKLDVWKKAHELNMFIKQNIATQFPKEERFELTSQLTRASLSIPLNIVEGCGKFTDKDFAHFLDNALGSANEIDYCCLCASELKYISEDDYLKVNQSINEVRAMLISFLKFLRSGGKKP
- a CDS encoding N-acetyl-gamma-glutamyl-phosphate reductase → MKIKAGIIGGAGYTGGEMLRILVNHPNVEIAFVNSTSNAGNLISDVHTDLIGDTDLKFVSDIPQDIDVLFLCVGHGDAKKFLTANPIKDNIKIIDLSQDFRLHANASFSTKDFVYGLPELNRDKIKAAKNIANPGCFATCIQLGLLPLAAKGLIQNEVHINATTGSTGAGQSLSTTSHFSWRNNNLSIYKAFEHQHLNEISESLLQLQPSISEALNFIPQRGAFTRGILAAMYLESDLSLEEAQNIYEAYYSAHPFTHVSRKNIDLKQVVNTNKALVHLEKHGGKLFIISIIDNLLKGASGQAVQNMNLMFGLDETAGLKLKAAYF
- a CDS encoding argininosuccinate synthase, with the translated sequence MKKVVLAFSGGLDTSFCCIYLAQDRGLEVHSVIVNTGGFSDEELQEIEKRAYALGVKSHAVVDETESYYEGCIKYLVFGNVLKNATYPLSVSAERVSQATAIANYVKKIGADYVAHGSTGAGNDQVRFDMIFNILIPEVEIITPIRDLKLSREAEIEYLAQHGVEYSAEKARYSINKGLWGTSVGGKETLTSHETLPESAWPTQVSETESRKVELTFEKGELVAIDGEKLAPVRAIQKLQAIAQPFGIGRDIHVGDTIIGIKGRVGFEAAGPILIIKAHHTLEKHTLTKWQLSWKEQLSSFYGNWLHEGQFHDPIMRNIEAFLADTQKFVSGKVFVELLPYRFQIIGIESNHDLMSNKFGSYGEMNNAWSGEDVKGFSKIFGNQVMIWHKVNNEA